The window GGGAGCGGCCGGGCCTGCCGTCGCGGCGGTTGTCGCGTTCTCGCTCGGACCGTGGGTCGAGCGCCGCGCCAAGCGTCCGGTGATGATCGCGATGGACCTGATCCGGTTCGTCGCGATGGCGAGTGTCCCGATCGCCTACGCCCTCGGCTTGCTCTCATACGGCCAACTGCTCGTCGTCTCGGTCGTCTCCGGGACCGCGAGCATCGCCTTCACCGCCGCGTCCGGCGCGTATCTGAAGCACCTCGTCCGCAGCGATCACCTCCTTGTGGCGAACGGAAGATTCGAGGCCACGAGCTGGGTGGCTACCGCGGCGGGCCCTCCCCTCGGTGGGGCGCTCATAGGGTTGCTCGGCCCGGTCATCACGGTCCTGGCCGACGCCCTCAGCTTCCTGCTGTCCGCGCTCGGGGTCCTTCGCATCCGCGGAGGCGATGTCGCGGCACCGCGCAACCGGTCCACCAGGTTGCGCGGAGCCGACCTACTTACCGGCTGGCGGTTCATCCTCCGCGACCGCGTACTGAAGCGCCTGTTCCTCAACTCGATCCTGGTCAGCGGCCTCATCATGGCCACCGTCCCGCTCCTGTCCGTCCTTCTGCTGGGTCAGTACCACTTCCCGGCCTGGCAGTACGGTCTCGCCTTCGGCATCCCGGCCCTCGGCGGCTTCGTGGGCGCCCGCCTCTCCGCGCGTCTCGTGAATCGCTACGGCAGGCACCGGGTCATGATCGTCTCCGGCTGGCTGCGATCGCTCTTCCCCCTCGGTCTCGCGTTCGTCCGTCCCGGCATCGCCGGACTCCTCACCGTGATCATCGTCGAGGGCCTGCTGATCACCTGCATGGGCATCTTCAATCCGATCTACGCGACAGAACGTCTGCAACGGACGCCCGCGGATCGCACGGCTCAAGTCCTCAGTACGTGGAGTGCCCTCAGCAGACTCCTGCAAGCCGCCCTGATGGTGGTCTGGGGCATGCTCGCCACACTCACCAGCCCGCTCACCGCGATCACCGTGTCGGGCGTTCTCCTGCTCGCGACCCCGCTGTTGCTGCCCAAACGGTGACGGAGCGTCAGTCCGCCGCCGCCTCCAACAGGGAGAACGGTGCAGCCTCCGCGAGGAGGGTGACCGAGGTGAGCGACAGGCCCGCGCGGTGGCAGACGTCCTCGAAATCGTGGCGGGTGCGCTCCCTGCCGCCCACGTTCACGAGCATGTTGAGGTCGCTCAGATACGTGACTCCGTCGTCGGCGGCATGGGATTCGGCGCCCGCGTCGACGATCTCGGGGAGCACCGGCTCCACAATCAGGACGCGCCCTCCCGGCGGCAGCACCTCGCGACAGTGGCTCAGGATCGTGACCGCCTGTTCGTCCGTCCAGTCGTGCAGGACGCTCTTCATCAGGTAGAGGTCCGAGCCCTTGGGGACTGCACGGAAGAAGTCCCCCGCGATCAGGGAGCAGCGTTCCGTCAGCCCGCACAGCTCAAGCGTCTTCGGCGCCTGGGCCAGGCCCTCCTCGGTGTCGAATACGGCACCGGAAAGCTGCGGATGTGCCTGCAGTACGCCGGCCAGTACGGTTCCGTCTCCCCCGCCGACGTCCGTGACCGAGGTGAACCGGCCGAAGTCGAACGCGGACGGCAGCGCCGCGGCGGTCTCCCCGGCGGCCTGGCTCATCGCCGCGTTGAACTGCGCGGACAGCTCGGGGTCTTGGGCGAGATGGCTGAAGAAGTCCGTGCCGAAGACGGTGTCGAACGCGATGTCTCCGGTGCGGATGCTGGTGTCCAGGTGCTCCCACGCCCGTACGACCACCGGCTCGGTGAACACCCGCACGAAGGACGTGAGCGAGTCGGGGCGTTGCGAGTCGAGCAGCGCGCCTGCCGGGCTCACCGAGAACGTGCCCGGTGCGTGTTCCTTCAGCAGGCCCAGTCCGGCCAGGGCACGCAGCAGCCGCGTCATGGGCTGCGGCTCCGCCCCGGCATCGGCGGCCACTTCAGCGGCACGGCGCTGCCCGTCGCCGATCAACTCCACGACCCTCAGCCGGACGGCGGCGCGCACGGTCTGCGCGGCCATGCTGCCGAAGGCGAGCCGGACGATGAGCTCGCGTTCCGTCGTGTCTGTTGCGTGGACGTCGGTGTTGGGCACAGAAGTCTCCTCATTATCGTGCATACGTTCGAATCGTGCGGCGAGTAGATGTTGTCGTCGGTGTTGGAGCGGGCTATCCCGCGGACGTCGTCCTCGTGGCCAGGGCGCCTGGCGTGCACCCGGCGAAGGCCAGCACATCGCGGTTCAGGTGGGCCTGGTCGGCGTAACCGCACGCCAGGGCTACGTCCGTGGCGGGCTCACCCGCGCAGAGTGCCCGGGCTGCGTGGTCGAAGCGGACCAGCATCGCGGCGCGCTTGGGGGTCAGGCCGATCTGGTCGCTGAACCTGGACCACAGTCGCTTGCGGCTCCATCCGCAGGATGCGGCAAGCTCATCGACCCGTACGCGGCCTCGATGCTCGACGATGTGTTTCCAGGCGGCGGCGACTTCGGGTGTCATCGACGGCGCTTGCGCGGCCCGCTTCGCGAGGAACTCGTTCACCAGCGTGAGGCGTTCCGGCCATGACGGGGTGTCGAGCAATCGCTCGCGCAGTCGGCGCTCATGCGGCCCCCACAGGTCCTCCAGGCTGGTGACCGCGCCATCCAGGTCGCGTGGGGAGACGCCCAGCACCGCGTAGGCGGCCCGGGGTGACAAGCTCATCTCGATGCACTCGACTCGGCGGGCGCGGATGTGGGCGGGGCCGGGTGACAGCGCGGCGACGAGGCTCCGCAAGGGCTTGTGTCCGCCGGTGCCCTCAAGGGTCAACGGGTCCTCCCCCAACCCGATGACGACGATCACGGCGGGCTGCGGGAGCACCTGCATGTCGATCCCCGCGGCGACACGGTCGCGGAACCCGGCCATCCGGACGCCGTCAAGGGACGTGCCGCGGACGGGGTGGGCGACTTCCCAGCCGCTGTCGGCGTCGCGGTCGATGGGGACTGGCGCCCCCGCGTCGTAGCTGCGCATGCCTCTACCGTCGCCTATGTCGGCCGTTCTTGTCTTGGACGAAAGTTCCGGCGTACCGAAGACCGATGTCCGGTGCGGTCGACAGCATTCGTGCTCATCAGACGCCCCCCGTCCCCTCCGTCACCACCGCTTGCGAGACGGAGCCGACAGCTGCGCACGCCCCTCCCCCTGGCGCATCCGGCGCCCTACCGTGGGACCGCGAGGAGAAGCCGTCGTGGGCGGTTTCTGATCGAGCAGGGGGGAATTCCATGACCATGTACGACGGGGCCACGTCCGGATATCCCAACGAGGTGAAAATCCCCGGCGATTCGCTGGCGGCGCTGACCGACGCCCGGACCGAAGAGTTCGAGCGGGAGATGAAGAAGAGGGACGACCGCGCGCACCTCAACGCGGCGCTCATCGAGGCGTCGGCATCGATGCGGGCCGACTCGTTGGACACGAAGGCTGTCTCCGCGTGGCAGGACAGGGTGCGCGCGACGATGCAGCGCGCTCCGGAATACGCACCCCCGTCCGACACGGAGGCGGCTGACCTTCAGCTGTTCGCGCGACCGTGGCCATGGCGGCGGGGCACCGCGACGCCCGGCCACACGTCGACGGTGAACCTGGACAGCGGTGAAGCGCATGTCGGGCTGGGGATCTATTTCTCGACCGGCGCCGCGGGCGGCACCGCGGAAATGGGCGGGCCGTTCCGCCTCGCGAACTTCAGCGACTTCGAGTTCCGGACCACGGTCGACTACCGCTACGACTGGTACTTCGCCACCGCGGCCGGTGGAGCGGACAGTCAGGGCTGGATCTCGATCATCGTCGATGAACTGCTGGACGCTCCTGGCGCGCAGTGGCACTCCGTGGTCAACCGCAGGCTGCAACTGTGGTCGGACTCCACCGCCAGCGGCGGCTCGGACGGGGCGACCGAACCCGGCAACCGCATCACCGTCAACGAGCGTTTCCGCGGCCGGCCGGATGCCAACTACGTTTGGTGGGTGGGCGGCAACGAGACGATCCAGACCGAATTCCAGGCCGCGTCCCAGGCCAACCTGCACGTCGACCTCCGCTATCTCGTCGCCGTCGCCCGCGTTTGAGCGGGTAGGCGGTCAGGGGCGGAGCCGACTCACGCGAACGGCCCCGGATGAGGAGTCCGGGGCCGAACTGCCCTGCGTCACTCTCCGCTCAAGGCGTCGCTACCAGCGCATAGTCGCTGGTATGCGCCCGCAGCTGCGAACTCTGCGCGCTGTAGAGGACCTTCGTGCCGGTCGAGGACGCGTCCAGGACGACCTTGACGCCGAGATTGCTGGTGATGTTGTTGGTGGCCAGGTAGTTCCGGGCGCCGCCCGCGACCAGGACGACCGTCGGGTCCGCCCCCGACGGGGTGATGTTCGCGGCCGGTACCGAGAAGGAGAACTGGTTGCCGGTCACGGCGTTGTCGTCGCCGTTGATGTGGACCAGTCCGTACAGGTCGTCGAAGCGGGTACTGGTGCCGTCGCCGTACACCCGGCGGAAGTGGTTGCCGGAGATCAGGTTGCCCTCGGCGTTCTCCGCGAAGACCGAGTAGCCGCCCCAAGAGCTGATGAGGTAGTTGTTGGTGATCTTGGCGACCTGCGAGGCTCCCGTGAGGGAGATGCAACTGCCGCATTCTGCGATGAAGTTGTTGGTGAAGCCGACGGCGTCCGCGCCCCGCACGATCATGGCGTGTTCGAGGTAGACGAAGCCCATCCCCTCGAAGCGGAAGGCGTCGTTATCGGACTGTACCGATATGCCGATCTTGGAGTTGCCCGGCGTGTACGGCTTGGACGACGACACTCCGTCGAGGCAGAAGTCCTGGAAGATGATGCCGTTGAGTCTGCCGACCGTGCCGGGCGCGCCCGAACGCTGCACCAGGAACGCCTCGTTGTGCCCGTCGGTGTTCTTGACCCGGATGTGGCTGGCACCGGGCTGGACCTCGATCCAGGAGCCGGTGGAGGACTCGTCGCGGATCGCGTTGGACATGAAGCCGTGGCCGGAGCCCTTGATCTGCAGGAAGCTGATGTCGATGACGACCCGGGTGAGCAGGTCGTAGTGGCCCGGCGGGATGTAGATGACCGCGCCGGGTCCGCCGCGTCCGTCCAGATCCAGGCCCACTCCATCACATCCAACGACCGCTACCCGCCAAGGTCACGCACTCGACGGACGAACCTCCGTTCCCCTGCGGCATCACGATCTCCGCGGACAAGGCGCCCACACGCACGCCAGAACACACTCATACACAGTCACTGAGCAGCAGCTCCCAACCCTCTCGGTGACGGCCCTTGGCGGATACGGATGGATGCCACGGGTGTCGACTCCGCCGCGTACACCGTCACGGCGTGGGATCTGACGCCGCCGGAACGGGGCTGCTCGGCGTCCTGACGGAATGAGTCCGGAGCGCGGCGGGCCAGCCTCAACAGCACCAGGGCGAAGACGGCGGCGCCGAAGATCGGGAGTACATGGGGGCGCAGGTGTCCCTGCGCGCCGACTTCTCCGTGCTGGAGAGCTACGAGTACGTGGACGAACCGCCGCTGCCGGTGTTCGCCGGCAGTGCCGACGCCCTGGTCACCCCGGCAACGGCTTGCGCACCATGAACACGTCCACCGAATCCTCGGTCTCCACCGTGAACCCGTACCGCTCGTACAGCCGTTGGGCCGCACTGCCCTGCAGCACGTTCAACCGCACGAGGACGCCGCCGCGGTCACACCGCTCGAGCAGTTCGCGCAGCACGCCCGACCCGATTCCGCTCCCCTGCAGATGCGGGGCCAGGTAGAAGTGCTCCAGCCAGTGCGCGTCCTTCGCCGGCCGCAGCGCCACGCAGCCCGCGAACGCACCACCGACCTCGATCACCCAGGTATGGGCCGGGTCGAATCCGTCCCGCAGCCGCTGCCGCACCCTTACGGCGTCGTACCGCCCGAGGCGTTCGAGATCCGCCCGCAGCACCACCGCACGCAACTCGGCCACGTCCTCCACGTCCGACGCCGATGCCTGCCGGATATCCCAGTCCCCCATGATCACCACGCTAGCGCACCGCGCTCCCGCGAGGTCCCTCGGCCGACCGCGATGGGATTGTCATGCGCGTATCTAGACCTTTGAGTTGTGCCGGTTCAGGGTGGTCCCTCCCATCCCGCCCTATCCACCTGGAAGGACCCGCCAGTGAGACGAAGGCACTTTGTGGCAGGGGCGATCGGCACCTTCGCAGGGGTCGCGCTCGGCCCGGATCCCTCCGGGGCCGCCACACCGACGCCCCGCGCACAAGGCTGGCAGGCCGTGCCCGCACCCGGCAGCATTCCCCCCGCCCAACTGCGCAGCATCGCAGCCGCGGGCCCTCAACTGGCGTGGGCCGTCGGTGAGGAGGAGCTGGGCGGGCCCACCGGGGGACGAGCGCTGGCCATGCTGTGGAACGGCAGCAACTGGGCGAAGACCGACCTGACGCATCTGCGCCACGTACGGTTACGCGATGTCGCCGGGGTCTGCGCCACCGCGGCATGGAGTGTGGGCGACCCCGTCGACCCCGTCGAAGGCGGCAGCCCGCTGCTGCGTTGGAACGGAACCACCTGGCGCGAGGCCGCGTTTCCGGGCCGGGGTGAGCCGGGCGTTCGGCTGAACTCAGTGGCGGTCACCCGCGACCGACAGGTGTGGATCTGCGGCAGCCGGGGCGGCGCCGTACGGCTGCTGCACGGCATCGGGCAACGCTGGCAGTGGCTGGATCCCCTGCCCGTCGCCAGCTCGAACCTCTACCGGGTCGTCCTGCGCTCGCCCGGTGAGGTCTGGGCGTGCGGGGACCAGTCGAACGGCGGTGGCTGGTCCGGACTCGTGGCCCGCTGGGACGGAACGTGGACGGTCCTGCCCCCGATTGCGGGCCTGCGCCTGACCATCGCGGACCTCCACGCGGCCGGTCCCGACGACGTGTGGGCGGTGGGTACCGAGGCCGGCGTCGGCGGGCCACCCGGCCGCCCCGGCAACCCGGCCTTGTGCCACTGGGACGGCACGGCCTGGACGCGGGTCGAGGCCGGTTTCACACTCGGTTCGCTGTCCGGCATCGCGGGCGACACCCAGGGCCGCGCCGCCTGGATCTCCGGCTGGAACTACCAGGATCAGAGCCGCAGTACGTATCTGCGCCGAGAGGGCAGCGGCTGGACGATCGTCCGCGGCCCCAGCGGCACCGCGCCGGCGCCGTACCTCAACGCCGTGACACCCGTACCCGGCACCTCAGGGTTCTGGTCGGCGGGCATGACGAGCCCGGTTCCGGCCCCGCCCACCGCGGCCTACACCGAACGCCTCGAAGCCTGAACGGATACGGTCCGGCACCCGCGATGATGGCGGGCGCCGGACCGGCCGGGCACCAGGACTCAGACACGACCTACTAGTGCCAGTTGCTGATCTTGACGTCCTGCGGTGCGGGTTCGCCCTTGCCCGTTTCGATCAGCTGCTTCAGGCTCATGAGGAAGGTCGCCCACTTGGTGCTGCAGTGGTACATGAACTCCACCGGCTCTTCCCAGCCTTCGTGCCGGAACAGCACGATCGTGAAGCCGTCCTCCTGCTTCAGCTCGAAGCGGATCCGTGTACCGATCCACTCCTGAGGTCCGTCGACGACCTCCCAGAGCACGCGCTCGGCCGGCTTCGCCTCCAGCACCTTCATGTCGAACCCGCCGGGCTCGAAGCGGAACCGGATCACTCCCCCGACCTCGCTGTCGCCCTCCGTGTCCTGTGTCCACCAGCCCGCCAGTCCGTCGATGGTCGTCAGGGCGGCGTAGACATCGTCGGGAGACGATACGACGCCGATCCTGTGCAGAATGTCCACCATCGCGTTGCCTCTTTCTCAGGTCTGGCACCCGTTTTCGGGCGCGGTTCATGGGTGCCGCCATGGCTGTGGCGGCGTCTTCGTGCGGGATCAGCTCTCCTGGCCGCGCTGGATCGCTTCGGCGATCCGCTTGATGCGCTGCAACCGGGCGTCCCAGGTCGCACCGACCGCAGACAACTGCGCAACCGCGCGGGCAAGTTGGGCCTCGTCCACCTCATAGCGGCGCTCGCGTCCGGACGGCGTGACGTGCACCAGCCCGACCCGGTGGAGCACACCGAGGTGTTTGGCGACCGCCTGTCGCGTCACCGGAAGCTGCCCGCTGAGCGTGGTCGCCGTGCCGCCGCCGTCGGCCAGCAGCACGTCGAGCATCCGCCGCCGGGTGGGGTCCCCCACCGCCGACCAGAGCTCGTCGTCGACGGTGACGTTCACTGCGTCGACACCAGCCGCGCGACGTACGAGACCAGCCGGGGCAGGAAGTAGTCCCAGCCGGTGACATGCTCGCGGTACGCCTCTTCGAGTACGGCCGCCTCCCAGCCCCTCTCCCGGAATCCCGTCTCGCTGAAGCGCAGCAGGGTGCCCGCACCGGACGGAACCAGCTCGAAGGTCACCAGGAGGGAATTGTCCGGCGCGGCGGTCTGCCCCTCGTCGTACACCCACCGGAACGAGAACCGGCGCGGAGGGTCGGCATCGATCACGGTGAGAGGGACGACCTTCGCCTCCGGCGTGGCCTTGTCGCCGAACGTGATGGCCCCGGTGGCGCCAGGCACCGGAGCGAGTTCCGCTTCGTCCGGCCACCACTCCCGCAGATGTTCGGGCCGACTGACGACCTCGTACACCACCTCGGGCGTGGCGGCGATATGGATCTCCCGCTCGATGCTGCCGTACTCCATGCCACTCTCCCAGCTATTCGCAACCTTTGGTTGCACATAACGGTAGAACAGCTCGACCACATGCGCAACCACTGGTTGCTCATACGGGTGCGGCCGCGGGGTCAGCCTTCGTCCAGGCGGCGCACGTCCTCCTCGTCCCACTTCCTCGTGTCCCGCGGCTGCGTGTAGGGCTCGGCGTCGGGCGGATGCCCGCCCGCGATGGCACGCTGGCGCACGGTCTCGGCGTCGAACTCCAAGCCCAGCAGAATCGCGAGATTGCTGATCCACAGCCAGACGAGGAAGACGATGACGCCGGCCATGGTGCCGTAAGTCTTGTTGTACGAGCCGAAGTTGGCGACGTAGAACGCGAAGCCGGCCGAGGCGACCAGCCAGATCACCAGGGCCAGGAGGCTGCCGGGAGTGACCCACCGGAATCCCTTGACCTTGGCGTTCGGGGTCGCCCAGTACAGGATGGCGATCATGAACGTGACCAGCACGACCAGGACTGG of the Streptomyces sp. NBC_00287 genome contains:
- a CDS encoding MFS transporter, giving the protein MGVRLGRGFGWLWSAYAVSTGGTWIAFGAFPLIAVGVLHSSAFAVSLLGAAGPAVAAVVAFSLGPWVERRAKRPVMIAMDLIRFVAMASVPIAYALGLLSYGQLLVVSVVSGTASIAFTAASGAYLKHLVRSDHLLVANGRFEATSWVATAAGPPLGGALIGLLGPVITVLADALSFLLSALGVLRIRGGDVAAPRNRSTRLRGADLLTGWRFILRDRVLKRLFLNSILVSGLIMATVPLLSVLLLGQYHFPAWQYGLAFGIPALGGFVGARLSARLVNRYGRHRVMIVSGWLRSLFPLGLAFVRPGIAGLLTVIIVEGLLITCMGIFNPIYATERLQRTPADRTAQVLSTWSALSRLLQAALMVVWGMLATLTSPLTAITVSGVLLLATPLLLPKR
- a CDS encoding methyltransferase — protein: MPNTDVHATDTTERELIVRLAFGSMAAQTVRAAVRLRVVELIGDGQRRAAEVAADAGAEPQPMTRLLRALAGLGLLKEHAPGTFSVSPAGALLDSQRPDSLTSFVRVFTEPVVVRAWEHLDTSIRTGDIAFDTVFGTDFFSHLAQDPELSAQFNAAMSQAAGETAAALPSAFDFGRFTSVTDVGGGDGTVLAGVLQAHPQLSGAVFDTEEGLAQAPKTLELCGLTERCSLIAGDFFRAVPKGSDLYLMKSVLHDWTDEQAVTILSHCREVLPPGGRVLIVEPVLPEIVDAGAESHAADDGVTYLSDLNMLVNVGGRERTRHDFEDVCHRAGLSLTSVTLLAEAAPFSLLEAAAD
- a CDS encoding helix-turn-helix domain-containing protein; amino-acid sequence: MRSYDAGAPVPIDRDADSGWEVAHPVRGTSLDGVRMAGFRDRVAAGIDMQVLPQPAVIVVIGLGEDPLTLEGTGGHKPLRSLVAALSPGPAHIRARRVECIEMSLSPRAAYAVLGVSPRDLDGAVTSLEDLWGPHERRLRERLLDTPSWPERLTLVNEFLAKRAAQAPSMTPEVAAAWKHIVEHRGRVRVDELAASCGWSRKRLWSRFSDQIGLTPKRAAMLVRFDHAARALCAGEPATDVALACGYADQAHLNRDVLAFAGCTPGALATRTTSAG
- a CDS encoding NosD domain-containing protein codes for the protein MGLDLDGRGGPGAVIYIPPGHYDLLTRVVIDISFLQIKGSGHGFMSNAIRDESSTGSWIEVQPGASHIRVKNTDGHNEAFLVQRSGAPGTVGRLNGIIFQDFCLDGVSSSKPYTPGNSKIGISVQSDNDAFRFEGMGFVYLEHAMIVRGADAVGFTNNFIAECGSCISLTGASQVAKITNNYLISSWGGYSVFAENAEGNLISGNHFRRVYGDGTSTRFDDLYGLVHINGDDNAVTGNQFSFSVPAANITPSGADPTVVLVAGGARNYLATNNITSNLGVKVVLDASSTGTKVLYSAQSSQLRAHTSDYALVATP
- a CDS encoding GNAT family N-acetyltransferase, whose protein sequence is MGDWDIRQASASDVEDVAELRAVVLRADLERLGRYDAVRVRQRLRDGFDPAHTWVIEVGGAFAGCVALRPAKDAHWLEHFYLAPHLQGSGIGSGVLRELLERCDRGGVLVRLNVLQGSAAQRLYERYGFTVETEDSVDVFMVRKPLPG
- a CDS encoding SRPBCC family protein, whose product is MVDILHRIGVVSSPDDVYAALTTIDGLAGWWTQDTEGDSEVGGVIRFRFEPGGFDMKVLEAKPAERVLWEVVDGPQEWIGTRIRFELKQEDGFTIVLFRHEGWEEPVEFMYHCSTKWATFLMSLKQLIETGKGEPAPQDVKISNWH
- a CDS encoding ArsR/SmtB family transcription factor; the protein is MNVTVDDELWSAVGDPTRRRMLDVLLADGGGTATTLSGQLPVTRQAVAKHLGVLHRVGLVHVTPSGRERRYEVDEAQLARAVAQLSAVGATWDARLQRIKRIAEAIQRGQES
- a CDS encoding SRPBCC family protein, producing the protein MEYGSIEREIHIAATPEVVYEVVSRPEHLREWWPDEAELAPVPGATGAITFGDKATPEAKVVPLTVIDADPPRRFSFRWVYDEGQTAAPDNSLLVTFELVPSGAGTLLRFSETGFRERGWEAAVLEEAYREHVTGWDYFLPRLVSYVARLVSTQ